In Chitinispirillales bacterium ANBcel5, a single genomic region encodes these proteins:
- a CDS encoding fibro-slime domain-containing protein, with product MKKKAWLITVFWVLGFFINGSETLAQNFPDTIWVPVTFYDFHPDRSNPEFEQIHFGTDTARTGMVQDTLDKDDKPVPGPRPYMNHYMKYWFRAWEDSAKGDYTIPHYSPRAEQAMGRDPEREAELLEHFPDFVIPEAGLPERFGEGFTENCDLNVPDFEPWMCEYRRDVEFLGIDTVDHDTSFKNVVVEDSLPFIHIGDGMYRFRDSTFFPLDDRGLAELRGCNGWNHELENYWWNTDSAAADENELWPIDANRNFSFTMELHWTFVKEEGMQFRFEGDDDVFVFVDRRLVIELGGIHEAVADSFYVDDLDHLEYGQEYDLHVFYAERHSSASTIWIETNLIPIPPSVVEISVAPDTTIYAFDTIFGHVAVYADSGEGSTQVNDPPGEFVWGFVDEDASNPPSSLVDNDTSITFTPTRGPTLVKLWCNYVDAESDIEITDTVRIHVLSIPTVTSLYPEEGPPDEGENTPLGAVDTVIAGETFDIYARVFDFRDSLKGKRYEHLESSVRWEVEGDGELTDYLSENSGPHTEFYTTAAHQTVTVRAIAEDPSDPTFDRSEAQITIHVVPASPSALFIEESMDLQDSPIAPNPVDTVILTSMTRDQTLYAIVRDRFGNYIGPSADPQWSKNNEDIVLQIDSEAPYTITVSRALYSQTATEITVEEGELEQAKVDIICPDLSIYTDIRLYGDEESPDNAPLGDSLTVTAGESLDLFGRVFDPENRIDHLEEFIEWSVVGTSQTDEFLSESSGHHTVFRTTRAHQHVTIEASVHHPENDVYVASSVRLTIQVVPARAYQLVIEESLHNADPWNPNPVTLVLLNNISSTKTLYAVQRDRYNNLVGPAQEPLWNSDFEGVLVDVDPQSPYRAIVGRDHYNESLSKVTVTEQGLMEAMTTVECPRLHSPTTVVLYPLEGTPGEEGNEPLGAVDTAVAGQPFNLYGRVFDRNEEWVSELDEMLRWRVVGGSNDTLISPKDGDRTVFMSTKAHQSVIIEASLEDSRHPEYGPSTVQITLHVIPAEPYKLHIQDTPDIDLHEPTETDTLRLDNKATRVTLFAVIRDEFGNYIRDARNPQWISENTNAAVIDNYFSNQATISRSEGNIDFLTAITATEGDLLSDSAIIMVEGTTALVPAPNPYTPSTKLSDIFDPITLEYYRDIIQGRERGIMVVMNTKLPLKQLNDGTFGRGIVYDAVGNVVAEVEIKQAKGELTYGIFWDMTNARNREVGPGAYLFKVVNARYINGQMFTGKQMLGIAGE from the coding sequence ATGAAAAAAAAGGCCTGGTTAATAACGGTTTTTTGGGTTTTAGGTTTCTTTATCAACGGTTCTGAAACACTTGCTCAAAACTTTCCAGACACAATATGGGTACCTGTTACTTTTTACGATTTTCACCCAGACAGGTCAAACCCGGAATTTGAACAAATTCACTTCGGCACTGACACTGCACGCACTGGAATGGTTCAGGATACCTTGGATAAGGATGACAAACCCGTTCCCGGCCCTCGCCCTTATATGAATCATTATATGAAATATTGGTTCAGGGCATGGGAAGATTCTGCTAAGGGCGACTATACTATTCCGCACTATTCTCCCAGAGCTGAGCAAGCTATGGGACGTGATCCTGAGAGAGAAGCAGAATTACTGGAGCATTTTCCTGATTTTGTGATTCCCGAAGCTGGCTTGCCAGAGCGTTTTGGCGAAGGGTTCACCGAAAATTGTGACTTAAATGTACCTGATTTTGAGCCTTGGATGTGTGAATACCGTCGTGATGTAGAGTTTTTGGGTATCGATACTGTCGATCATGACACATCGTTCAAGAATGTGGTTGTTGAAGATTCTCTTCCTTTTATACACATTGGTGACGGAATGTACCGGTTTAGAGATTCCACCTTTTTTCCTTTGGATGATCGGGGACTTGCTGAATTAAGGGGGTGCAATGGATGGAATCATGAGTTAGAAAACTATTGGTGGAATACAGATTCAGCTGCAGCAGATGAAAATGAACTATGGCCTATTGATGCAAATCGTAACTTCTCTTTTACTATGGAGCTCCACTGGACCTTTGTAAAAGAGGAGGGTATGCAGTTTCGTTTTGAGGGAGATGATGACGTTTTTGTATTCGTAGACAGGCGATTGGTTATAGAACTGGGTGGAATACATGAAGCAGTTGCCGATTCTTTTTATGTAGATGATTTAGATCATCTTGAGTACGGACAGGAGTATGATCTTCACGTCTTCTATGCAGAACGTCATTCATCGGCTTCAACCATCTGGATTGAAACCAATCTCATACCGATCCCCCCAAGTGTCGTTGAAATTTCTGTTGCACCCGATACAACAATTTATGCCTTCGACACAATTTTTGGGCACGTAGCAGTGTATGCTGATAGTGGTGAAGGAAGTACTCAGGTTAATGATCCCCCCGGAGAGTTTGTGTGGGGATTTGTGGACGAAGATGCAAGCAACCCACCATCCAGTCTCGTTGATAATGATACTTCAATAACGTTCACTCCTACTCGCGGACCAACATTGGTTAAGCTGTGGTGCAATTATGTGGACGCAGAGTCGGATATCGAGATTACCGATACCGTTAGAATACATGTACTGTCGATACCAACAGTGACCTCTCTTTATCCCGAAGAAGGACCGCCAGATGAGGGAGAAAATACTCCTCTGGGGGCAGTGGATACTGTTATCGCCGGGGAAACGTTTGATATTTATGCCAGAGTGTTTGATTTCAGAGATTCACTTAAAGGAAAAAGGTATGAACATTTAGAGTCTTCTGTAAGGTGGGAGGTTGAAGGTGACGGTGAATTAACTGATTACCTCTCTGAAAACAGCGGTCCTCATACCGAGTTTTACACGACAGCGGCACATCAAACGGTAACCGTTCGGGCAATTGCGGAAGACCCGTCTGATCCAACTTTTGATCGCTCAGAGGCACAGATAACGATCCACGTAGTACCTGCTTCGCCGAGTGCTTTGTTTATAGAAGAGTCTATGGACTTGCAAGATTCCCCAATTGCCCCTAACCCCGTCGATACTGTTATTTTGACTTCTATGACACGGGATCAAACATTGTATGCAATAGTAAGAGATAGATTTGGTAACTACATCGGACCATCTGCAGATCCGCAGTGGAGTAAAAATAACGAAGACATTGTGCTTCAAATTGACTCTGAAGCACCGTACACTATCACTGTTAGCAGAGCATTATATAGCCAAACAGCTACCGAAATAACCGTTGAAGAGGGTGAACTCGAACAGGCAAAAGTGGATATAATATGCCCAGATCTATCGATTTACACCGATATACGTCTCTATGGTGATGAAGAATCTCCGGACAATGCACCATTGGGTGATAGTTTAACAGTAACTGCGGGTGAATCGCTTGATCTATTTGGACGCGTTTTTGATCCGGAAAACAGAATTGATCACTTGGAAGAGTTTATTGAATGGTCTGTTGTTGGAACATCTCAAACTGATGAATTCTTATCCGAAAGTTCTGGCCATCATACTGTTTTCAGGACCACAAGAGCTCATCAGCATGTAACGATTGAGGCGTCTGTACATCATCCGGAAAATGATGTTTATGTGGCTTCTTCTGTAAGATTGACCATACAGGTTGTACCTGCAAGGGCATATCAGTTGGTTATCGAAGAATCCCTTCATAATGCCGACCCATGGAATCCCAATCCAGTTACTTTAGTTCTGCTCAATAACATTAGTTCGACCAAAACACTGTATGCTGTTCAAAGGGACCGATATAATAATTTGGTTGGACCTGCACAGGAACCTCTGTGGAACTCTGATTTTGAAGGCGTACTTGTGGATGTCGATCCTCAATCTCCTTATAGAGCTATAGTTGGTAGAGATCATTATAATGAGTCTTTAAGTAAAGTAACAGTAACTGAGCAGGGGTTGATGGAAGCTATGACTACTGTTGAATGCCCCCGTCTTCACTCTCCAACTACAGTGGTACTCTATCCTTTAGAAGGTACTCCAGGGGAAGAGGGAAATGAGCCATTAGGGGCAGTCGACACTGCTGTTGCCGGTCAGCCATTTAACCTCTACGGTCGTGTTTTTGACAGAAACGAAGAGTGGGTATCAGAACTGGATGAGATGCTTAGGTGGAGAGTTGTTGGAGGTTCAAACGATACACTTATTTCGCCCAAAGATGGTGATCGTACCGTTTTTATGAGCACCAAGGCGCATCAGTCTGTGATTATTGAAGCGAGCCTTGAGGACTCCAGGCATCCTGAATATGGACCATCAACCGTACAGATCACTTTGCACGTTATACCAGCTGAGCCTTATAAATTGCATATCCAGGATACTCCTGATATAGATTTGCATGAACCAACAGAAACGGACACTCTTCGCCTTGATAATAAAGCTACCCGTGTTACACTTTTTGCTGTTATTCGGGATGAATTTGGTAACTATATCAGAGACGCAAGAAACCCTCAGTGGATAAGTGAAAATACTAATGCCGCGGTTATTGATAACTATTTCTCTAATCAGGCAACCATAAGCAGAAGTGAAGGGAATATTGATTTTCTTACTGCTATAACAGCAACCGAAGGTGATCTGTTGAGTGACAGTGCTATCATTATGGTTGAAGGAACTACTGCGTTAGTCCCTGCTCCTAATCCTTATACTCCTAGTACGAAGCTGTCTGATATCTTTGATCCCATAACACTGGAATATTACAGAGATATTATTCAGGGAAGAGAGAGAGGGATTATGGTTGTAATGAACACTAAATTACCTCTCAAGCAGCTGAATGATGGAACTTTCGGAAGAGGTATTGTATACGATGCTGTTGGGAATGTGGTTGCAGAAGTTGAAATCAAACAGGCTAAGGGCGAACTTACTTATGGAATCTTCTGGGATATGACAAATGCCAGAAACAGAGAAGTAGGGCCTGGTGCGTATCTTTTCAAGGTGGTTAATGCGCGCTATATCAATGGACAAATGTTTACTGGTAAACAGATGCTTGGAATTGCAGGTGAGTAG
- a CDS encoding dihydroorotate dehydrogenase-like protein has translation MDLSTTYMGIPLKNPLVAGASSFTGNIEKLKEIQESGAAAVVLKSLFEEQLQLEQFEFDEKREKYTEGVSPEIDGFYPHNLQYKGIEGHLLFAKEAKSALNIPVIASINAVSTNTFVSYARQLEQTGVDALELNIYTVPETGSRYGQVIEDEQQNTVKEVMKSVSIPVSVKITPFYSNPLSIVAGFDTTGVKGVVLFNRIFQPAIDIENEEMGLTPFLSNPEELRLSLRFTGLLCDQINADICTSTGIFDGKGAIAALLAGANCFQIVSTLYKNGNEQIHAILKQLNEWMEVRGYKSLDDFRGKLSRNNTKDPFAYKRAQYINILWRANQMLGNLAG, from the coding sequence ATGGATTTATCTACCACTTATATGGGAATACCTCTTAAAAACCCCCTTGTAGCTGGAGCGTCATCTTTTACCGGCAACATAGAGAAACTAAAAGAGATTCAGGAATCAGGGGCCGCAGCAGTTGTATTAAAATCCCTCTTTGAAGAGCAATTACAACTTGAGCAGTTCGAATTTGATGAGAAACGGGAGAAGTACACAGAAGGAGTAAGTCCCGAAATTGATGGTTTTTACCCCCATAATCTCCAGTATAAAGGTATTGAAGGGCACTTACTCTTTGCAAAAGAAGCTAAAAGTGCGCTGAACATTCCAGTTATCGCTAGTATTAACGCTGTAAGCACCAACACCTTTGTCTCCTACGCAAGGCAACTGGAACAAACCGGCGTAGATGCATTAGAGTTAAATATCTACACTGTTCCCGAAACTGGTTCACGGTACGGACAGGTCATTGAAGATGAGCAACAAAATACCGTTAAAGAAGTTATGAAAAGTGTGTCTATACCAGTTTCAGTCAAAATAACCCCTTTTTATTCAAACCCTCTCAGCATAGTAGCAGGTTTTGATACAACGGGGGTAAAAGGTGTCGTTCTCTTTAACAGAATATTTCAACCTGCAATTGATATAGAAAACGAAGAGATGGGTTTAACACCATTTCTAAGCAATCCGGAAGAACTTAGACTATCATTGCGTTTTACCGGGTTACTTTGCGATCAGATCAATGCCGATATTTGCACAAGTACCGGAATTTTTGACGGTAAAGGAGCCATTGCAGCTCTGCTTGCAGGAGCAAATTGTTTTCAGATAGTTAGTACTCTGTATAAAAACGGAAACGAACAAATACATGCAATTCTAAAACAACTTAATGAGTGGATGGAAGTTAGAGGGTATAAAAGTCTGGATGATTTTCGTGGAAAACTAAGTCGAAATAATACTAAAGATCCGTTCGCCTATAAACGTGCTCAGTACATAAATATTCTCTGGCGCGCGAATCAGATGCTGGGTAACCTGGCAGGCTAA
- a CDS encoding phosphoglycerate kinase has translation MAIKKKTVKDVDFKGKKVIMRVDFNVPMDKGEIQDDTRIQSALPTINYVLEQGAKSLVLMSHLGDPKKDTKKAKEKAEKEGNTFDEKAYLEAKHKMAPVAAHLSKLISKDVAVAPDCISDETKQMVAALDNGAVLMLENTRFHKEEKSKDDAEREKMASVLATYGDIYVNDAFGTAHRAHASTETIARHLPAVAGFLMEKELVFLQEKVVDSPEKPFLAIIGGAKVSSKISVLESLLSKVNNMIIGGGMAYTFLKAKGLAIGDSLVEDDMIDTARKILQKAYETNVYIYLPIDHIVTQEFGPDAEYKQVARGAIEEGWMGMDIGPLTREKFKNAIKGAKTIFWNGPMGVFEFPRFAEGTQAIATTLAEMDDAITVIGGGDSVSAVKKAGVADKMSHISTGGGASLELVEGKELPGVKALNDK, from the coding sequence ATGGCAATAAAGAAAAAGACGGTTAAAGATGTGGACTTTAAGGGCAAAAAAGTGATCATGCGGGTTGATTTCAATGTGCCAATGGATAAGGGTGAGATTCAGGATGACACCCGTATTCAATCTGCACTTCCTACGATTAACTATGTGCTTGAGCAGGGTGCCAAAAGTCTTGTTCTTATGTCACATCTTGGTGATCCTAAAAAAGATACAAAAAAGGCAAAAGAGAAAGCTGAAAAAGAGGGTAATACCTTTGATGAAAAAGCGTATCTTGAAGCAAAACACAAGATGGCTCCCGTTGCCGCTCATCTTTCAAAATTAATTTCCAAAGATGTTGCGGTTGCACCAGATTGTATAAGCGATGAAACAAAGCAGATGGTTGCTGCACTTGATAACGGGGCAGTGTTGATGCTTGAAAATACCCGTTTTCATAAAGAGGAAAAGTCAAAGGACGACGCTGAAAGAGAAAAAATGGCTTCAGTGCTTGCTACTTACGGGGATATATACGTAAATGATGCCTTTGGTACTGCCCACCGTGCACACGCGTCAACCGAAACAATCGCCCGCCATTTGCCTGCCGTTGCCGGATTTTTAATGGAAAAAGAATTGGTGTTTCTACAGGAAAAGGTCGTCGATTCTCCCGAAAAACCATTTCTGGCGATTATTGGTGGAGCAAAAGTTTCTTCAAAAATATCGGTACTCGAGAGTCTGCTCTCTAAAGTTAATAATATGATCATCGGTGGCGGTATGGCCTACACCTTTCTTAAAGCAAAGGGGCTTGCTATTGGTGATTCGCTCGTTGAAGATGACATGATTGATACCGCACGCAAAATTCTTCAAAAAGCCTATGAAACAAACGTATATATCTATCTTCCCATTGATCACATTGTGACTCAGGAGTTTGGTCCGGATGCTGAGTATAAGCAGGTTGCACGTGGTGCCATCGAAGAAGGCTGGATGGGTATGGATATAGGACCTCTCACAAGAGAAAAGTTTAAAAACGCAATAAAGGGTGCTAAAACAATTTTCTGGAATGGCCCTATGGGGGTTTTTGAATTTCCAAGGTTTGCCGAAGGTACTCAGGCAATTGCCACCACTTTGGCAGAAATGGACGATGCAATCACTGTAATTGGTGGTGGTGACTCTGTATCTGCGGTTAAAAAAGCAGGTGTTGCTGATAAGATGTCTCATATTTCAACCGGCGGTGGTGCATCACTTGAACTGGTTGAAGGAAAAGAGTTGCCCGGGGTAAAAGCGCTGAATGATAAGTAA
- the gap gene encoding type I glyceraldehyde-3-phosphate dehydrogenase — MAIKVGINGFGRIGRLVFRASMDNDNIEVVGINDLIDVEYMAYMLKYDSTHGRFNGTVEVKDGKLIVNGNEIRVTAEKDPANLKWNEIGVEYVVESTGLFLTKEKASAHIKAGAKRVVLSAPSKDDTPMFVMGVNQDKYTKDMEIVSNASCTTNCLAPVAKVLNDNWGIVEGLMTTVHAATATQKTVDAPSLKDWRGGRGAGQNIIPSSTGAAKAVGKVIPELNGKLTGMAFRVPTPDVSVVDLTCRLSKPAKYDEIKAAMKAASEGALKGILGYTEDAVVSNDFIGDARTSIFDAGAGIALTDSFVKIVSWYDNEMGYSHKVCDLICHMDTVK; from the coding sequence ATGGCTATAAAAGTAGGAATTAACGGATTTGGTAGAATCGGAAGACTTGTATTTCGTGCATCAATGGATAATGACAATATCGAAGTTGTTGGTATCAACGATCTTATCGATGTTGAATACATGGCATATATGCTCAAGTACGATTCAACTCATGGCAGGTTCAATGGTACAGTTGAAGTAAAAGATGGAAAACTTATTGTAAACGGAAATGAGATCCGCGTAACAGCAGAAAAAGATCCTGCAAATCTCAAGTGGAATGAAATCGGTGTAGAATACGTCGTAGAATCAACAGGTCTTTTCCTTACAAAAGAAAAAGCAAGCGCTCATATTAAGGCTGGTGCAAAGCGTGTAGTGCTTTCAGCTCCTTCAAAAGATGACACACCAATGTTTGTAATGGGTGTTAACCAGGACAAATACACAAAAGACATGGAAATCGTTTCAAACGCTTCATGTACAACAAACTGTCTTGCGCCTGTGGCAAAAGTACTTAACGATAACTGGGGAATTGTTGAAGGTCTGATGACTACTGTTCATGCTGCTACCGCAACTCAGAAAACAGTTGATGCACCTTCGTTAAAAGACTGGCGCGGTGGTCGTGGTGCTGGTCAGAACATAATTCCTTCATCAACCGGTGCTGCAAAAGCGGTTGGTAAGGTTATTCCTGAACTTAACGGTAAACTTACCGGTATGGCTTTCCGTGTTCCTACACCTGATGTATCTGTAGTTGATCTTACATGCAGACTGTCAAAACCTGCAAAATACGATGAGATTAAAGCTGCTATGAAAGCTGCTTCTGAAGGTGCTCTTAAGGGCATACTCGGTTACACTGAAGATGCAGTTGTTTCAAACGACTTTATCGGTGATGCTCGTACTTCTATTTTCGATGCAGGTGCTGGTATTGCTCTTACCGATTCTTTCGTTAAAATAGTTTCATGGTATGATAATGAAATGGGTTACTCACATAAAGTTTGTGATCTTATCTGCCACATGGATACTGTGAAATAA
- the kdsA gene encoding 3-deoxy-8-phosphooctulonate synthase, whose amino-acid sequence MSDKSNQPPFLKNKEKLFIIAGPCVIESADLCRRIAEQLAEVAQLHTIDVIFKASYDKANRTSVDSFRGPGKERGLEILSQIKTEFKLPVLTDIHESNEASAVGEVADIIQIPAFLCRQTDLLVHAAKTGKWINIKKGQFMAPQDMRYSVEKVGGHCWLTERGTFFGYNRLVVDFQSIPQMKELGTKVVFDATHSIQQPGGGTGCSAGNREMAIPLARAAVSVGAEGLFFEVHPDPDNALCDGPNSLSLKRFSAQIEKLLQLHALIKS is encoded by the coding sequence ATGAGCGATAAATCTAACCAACCTCCCTTTTTAAAGAATAAAGAGAAGCTCTTTATCATTGCTGGACCCTGTGTTATTGAATCTGCGGACCTTTGCCGCCGTATCGCAGAACAGTTGGCTGAAGTTGCTCAGCTTCATACAATTGATGTTATCTTTAAAGCCTCTTATGATAAGGCAAACAGAACTTCTGTTGATTCATTCAGAGGACCGGGTAAAGAGAGAGGGTTAGAGATTCTCTCGCAGATAAAAACAGAGTTTAAGCTTCCTGTGCTAACAGATATTCACGAATCAAATGAAGCAAGTGCTGTTGGTGAAGTTGCAGATATTATTCAGATACCGGCATTTCTATGCCGTCAAACCGATCTGTTGGTACATGCAGCTAAAACGGGCAAGTGGATCAACATTAAAAAAGGCCAGTTTATGGCGCCTCAAGACATGAGATATTCTGTTGAAAAAGTAGGAGGACACTGCTGGCTTACAGAAAGAGGTACTTTTTTTGGCTACAACAGACTTGTGGTCGATTTTCAATCGATTCCACAGATGAAAGAGCTTGGAACCAAGGTTGTTTTTGACGCAACTCACAGTATACAACAACCCGGCGGTGGAACGGGGTGTTCAGCAGGTAACAGGGAAATGGCAATTCCCCTTGCAAGGGCAGCGGTAAGCGTAGGTGCTGAGGGGTTGTTTTTTGAAGTACATCCGGATCCGGATAACGCACTTTGTGATGGACCCAACAGCTTAAGCCTTAAGCGGTTTTCAGCGCAAATCGAAAAACTGTTACAACTTCATGCACTAATTAAGAGCTAA
- a CDS encoding transcriptional repressor — MSSASSNKAEREILDKYLARTGVRRSAQRYKIMDVFLSAEHHITVSELSDLIKKKYPAIGAATVYRTMKLFCEAGIAEEIVIGDGVVRYEHKYGHEHHDHLICTDCGKFIEAKDSQIELLQQKLAERHDFSPTYHRLQIFGLCKKCQKD, encoded by the coding sequence ATGAGCAGTGCAAGTTCCAATAAAGCAGAGCGTGAAATTCTTGATAAATATCTTGCTCGTACCGGAGTAAGAAGAAGTGCTCAGCGCTATAAAATTATGGATGTTTTTCTCTCCGCTGAGCACCATATTACAGTTTCGGAATTATCAGATCTCATAAAAAAGAAGTATCCTGCGATCGGTGCAGCCACCGTTTACCGCACCATGAAACTATTTTGTGAAGCAGGTATTGCCGAAGAGATTGTTATTGGTGATGGAGTGGTACGGTATGAACACAAGTATGGCCATGAACATCACGATCACCTGATATGCACAGATTGTGGCAAATTTATTGAAGCAAAAGATTCTCAAATTGAACTACTACAACAAAAACTTGCAGAGCGCCACGATTTCTCTCCTACTTATCACCGGCTTCAAATCTTTGGATTATGTAAGAAGTGCCAAAAAGACTGA
- the ftsH gene encoding ATP-dependent zinc metalloprotease FtsH, whose product MGSEEKKDKGIEPVGDNKSRKQNNGGPKGPRKDPSKKILMWLLIIVAFVLALRSVETFNSEKEMMLTYSQFKALLSHTGEPGQEAEQVESEEQKSGAVEIVDVVVEQKGINNAVLRGEVADPSHLSVIPSLEEPAETKHFVVNLPFVDSDMLREWDEYGIPYTFEQDRAWGSIVLSILPYGLLILIYIFFIRNMHGGGGQKGMFSFGKSKAKVHSLDRPQITFADAAGVEEAKGELAEIIEFLKDPKKFKKLGGKIPKGVLLLGPPGTGKTLLARCVAGEAGVPFLSMSGSDFVEMFVGVGASRVRDLFETAKRSSPCIVFIDEIDAVGRQRGAGLGGGHDEREQTLNQMLVEMDGFEVNSGIILIAATNRPDVLDPALLRPGRFDRQVVVDMPDVKGREGILKVHTKNTPLAPDVDLHTIARGTPGFVGADLSNLVNEAALMAARFGQECVTMLDFEEAKDKVVMGTERKSMVLSEKEKQTTAYHEAGHAICNIHCKDADPLHKVTIIPRGRALGVTYSLPGEDKHSYTKQYILDRVCIMLGGRMAEQMVFNHQTTGASNDIKQATSLIRKMICDYGMTNELGPLSYGEKDDSIFLGRDMNRHRDFSDKTAEEIDRVMRSVIEEQLERAKAILTEHRDQLEWLAKALLEHEMLDREEIMKVIKGDTLESAKKSRVLPRTLKKDKPGVTITPEITPVAEEQSLNSDSE is encoded by the coding sequence TTGGGTTCTGAAGAAAAAAAAGATAAAGGCATTGAGCCTGTTGGAGATAACAAAAGTCGCAAGCAAAATAATGGCGGCCCCAAAGGCCCAAGAAAGGATCCATCAAAAAAGATTCTTATGTGGCTTTTGATTATAGTGGCATTTGTTCTGGCATTACGCTCTGTTGAAACTTTCAATTCCGAGAAAGAGATGATGCTGACCTACAGTCAATTTAAAGCACTGCTTTCTCACACAGGGGAACCTGGTCAGGAGGCAGAGCAGGTTGAAAGCGAGGAGCAGAAAAGTGGTGCTGTTGAGATCGTAGACGTTGTGGTGGAGCAGAAGGGGATAAACAATGCTGTGTTAAGAGGAGAAGTAGCAGATCCTTCTCATCTCTCGGTTATACCCTCTCTTGAGGAACCGGCGGAGACGAAACATTTTGTCGTTAATCTTCCCTTTGTAGATTCAGATATGCTTAGAGAGTGGGATGAATATGGAATCCCTTATACTTTTGAGCAGGACAGAGCCTGGGGCAGCATTGTTCTAAGCATCCTTCCTTACGGACTGCTTATACTGATATACATATTTTTCATACGAAATATGCACGGTGGTGGTGGCCAGAAAGGTATGTTTTCTTTTGGCAAAAGTAAGGCTAAAGTTCATTCACTTGACCGTCCTCAGATTACGTTCGCTGATGCAGCTGGTGTAGAGGAGGCTAAAGGTGAGCTTGCTGAAATCATAGAGTTTCTTAAAGATCCAAAGAAGTTTAAGAAACTTGGCGGTAAAATTCCAAAAGGCGTATTGCTTCTGGGGCCTCCGGGAACCGGTAAGACATTACTTGCCAGGTGCGTGGCCGGTGAAGCTGGAGTACCGTTTCTTTCTATGAGTGGCTCTGATTTTGTGGAAATGTTTGTGGGTGTAGGTGCATCCAGAGTCCGAGATCTCTTTGAGACCGCAAAAAGAAGTTCACCGTGTATCGTTTTTATTGATGAAATAGACGCAGTGGGGAGACAGCGTGGGGCTGGTCTTGGTGGTGGTCATGATGAAAGAGAGCAAACTCTTAATCAGATGCTCGTTGAGATGGATGGTTTTGAAGTTAACTCCGGTATCATACTTATAGCTGCCACAAACCGCCCGGATGTTTTGGATCCGGCATTGCTCAGACCCGGCAGGTTTGACCGACAGGTTGTGGTTGATATGCCAGACGTGAAGGGTCGTGAAGGGATACTCAAAGTACATACTAAAAACACTCCGTTGGCCCCGGATGTAGATCTTCATACTATAGCGAGGGGAACCCCGGGCTTTGTTGGTGCAGATCTTTCTAACCTTGTTAACGAGGCAGCTCTTATGGCCGCACGATTTGGTCAGGAGTGTGTTACTATGCTTGATTTCGAAGAGGCAAAAGACAAAGTCGTAATGGGTACTGAACGAAAAAGTATGGTGTTGTCGGAAAAAGAGAAGCAGACTACTGCTTATCACGAAGCGGGCCATGCAATATGTAATATTCACTGTAAGGATGCCGATCCGCTTCATAAGGTTACAATCATACCGCGTGGACGGGCCTTAGGGGTAACCTATTCACTTCCAGGTGAAGACAAACACAGCTACACAAAGCAGTATATCCTGGATAGGGTTTGTATAATGCTTGGGGGAAGAATGGCTGAGCAGATGGTATTTAATCATCAGACAACAGGGGCATCCAATGATATAAAGCAGGCTACCAGTCTTATCAGAAAAATGATTTGCGATTATGGTATGACCAATGAGCTGGGCCCGCTTTCGTACGGTGAAAAGGATGACTCGATTTTTCTGGGTAGAGATATGAATCGCCATCGTGACTTTTCCGATAAGACCGCCGAAGAAATCGATCGGGTGATGCGTTCGGTGATCGAAGAACAGCTTGAACGGGCAAAAGCGATTCTTACCGAACACAGGGATCAGTTAGAGTGGCTTGCAAAAGCGCTGCTTGAGCATGAAATGCTCGACAGAGAGGAGATAATGAAGGTTATTAAAGGTGATACTCTTGAATCTGCAAAGAAATCACGGGTTTTGCCAAGAACACTTAAAAAGGATAAGCCAGGTGTTACGATCACACCGGAAATTACTCCTGTGGCTGAGGAACAATCGCTGAATTCAGATTCAGAATAA